The Bacillus vallismortis genome window below encodes:
- the citH gene encoding citrate transporter CitH, with translation MLAILGFVMILVFMYLIMSNRLSALIALIVVPVAFALISGFGKDLGEMMIQGVTDLAPTGIMLLFAILYFGIMIDSGLFDPLIAKILSLVKGDPLKITVGTAVLTMTISLDGDGTTTYMLTIAAMLPLYKRLGMNRLVLAGIAMLGSGVMNIIPWGGPTARVLASLKLDTSEVFTPLIPAMIAGILWVIAVSYILGKKERKRLGVISIEHAPASDQDADPLKRPALQWFNLLLTVALMAALITSLLPLPVLFMTAFAIALMVNYPNVKEQQKRISAHAGNALNVVSMVFAAGIFTGILSGTKMVDAMAHSLVSLIPDAMGPHLPLITAIISMPFTFFMSNDAFYFGVLPIIAEAATAYGIDAAEIGRASLLGQPVHLLSPLVPSTYLLVGMAGVSFGDHQKFTIKWAVGTTIVMTIAALLIGIISF, from the coding sequence GTGCTTGCCATACTCGGTTTTGTGATGATCCTTGTCTTTATGTACCTGATTATGTCTAACCGGCTTTCCGCTCTTATTGCATTGATTGTTGTTCCTGTTGCATTTGCCTTGATCAGCGGATTTGGCAAAGATCTTGGCGAGATGATGATTCAAGGTGTAACAGACCTCGCTCCGACCGGCATTATGCTGTTATTTGCCATCCTGTATTTCGGCATAATGATTGACTCCGGTTTGTTTGATCCGCTCATTGCCAAAATCTTATCGCTTGTCAAAGGAGACCCGTTAAAAATCACCGTCGGCACAGCGGTTCTGACGATGACCATTTCGCTGGACGGGGATGGGACAACAACCTATATGCTTACCATTGCGGCTATGCTGCCTCTGTACAAACGGCTCGGCATGAATCGATTGGTATTGGCCGGAATTGCGATGCTCGGTTCGGGAGTCATGAATATTATTCCGTGGGGCGGGCCGACTGCGAGGGTTTTGGCTTCCTTGAAATTGGACACGTCGGAGGTCTTCACACCGCTGATTCCCGCTATGATCGCCGGCATTCTCTGGGTGATTGCAGTCAGTTATATCCTCGGAAAAAAAGAGCGGAAGCGGCTCGGCGTCATTTCGATTGAACACGCGCCTGCCTCCGATCAGGATGCAGATCCGCTCAAGCGTCCCGCTCTCCAATGGTTTAATCTTCTGCTGACTGTCGCCCTCATGGCTGCGCTGATCACCAGCCTGCTTCCGCTCCCTGTTCTTTTTATGACCGCGTTCGCCATCGCCTTGATGGTCAACTACCCAAATGTCAAAGAGCAGCAGAAACGGATCTCGGCGCATGCGGGAAACGCGTTAAACGTTGTCTCGATGGTGTTTGCGGCAGGCATATTCACAGGCATTCTTTCAGGCACGAAAATGGTGGATGCGATGGCCCATTCTCTCGTTTCACTCATCCCTGACGCCATGGGCCCGCATCTGCCGTTGATCACAGCTATCATCAGCATGCCATTCACCTTTTTCATGTCGAATGACGCCTTTTACTTCGGTGTTCTTCCGATCATCGCAGAAGCCGCTACCGCTTACGGAATAGACGCCGCCGAGATCGGAAGGGCCTCCTTGCTGGGCCAGCCGGTGCACCTCCTCAGCCCGCTTGTGCCTTCCACCTATCTATTGGTCGGAATGGCAGGCGTCAGCTTTGGCGACCATCAAAAATTCACCATCAAATGGGCCGTGGGGACAACGATTGTGATGACGATTGCGGCGC